The genomic interval TTACTGTGATGCAAAGGGAGGATGTCTTACTTGTCCACAGAAACTGCAATAAGTGACTTAAAAAGGGGCGTGAGTATACAAGAAGAGTTTCATAAAGATGTATAAGAGAGTGGGTGTTTCccttttcacattcacacatgctatTGGTGATGGCAGGATGGATGGCTCAGAATAAGGCCTCCATGCTCTGCACTGCATTCACATACtatctgtcttgtgtttttattgagaAGGCATAGTGTCTAGAATCCTGAGTGTATAGtcaaaaatactgcaaaaaacatccagagttaatgacatttgtattatttcaatctagacaaactaaacaaagaagAATGACTCCAACCAAACCAGTCTCTATGGAGCAAGCTGATGGAGGTTATTGAAGCAGCCtgtttaatgtagtgtttttgttcaaaaatgaagaaatggtgACATCACGTGTGTACTAAGCAACTGcggaatgtttggtttggaatgTTTGGAGCTCAGTTTGAGTTTTGAAAAGCACAGATCTGGTCAAACCTTGATTTTGCTCTGCAATTTACTTTTAAGAAGCTGTCAATTTTTCATATTAACTAtgaacacaggacacatttaTGCTTCCTCTGGGCACCCGTTTTGCGGTTTTCATTCAGGCCATGgccaggagaggcagaggcactTTGCCCGAGCCCATGCTAATGGGCAGCTTCCAAGGCAGATGAATCCAGTCTACCTCCAGCCTGCGGGTGGGTTCTTCATCCATAACTGTCTATTTTCATAGATTGCAGAATGTATTTGAAACAGTGTACATCCgtttctgtcattttagttcaactttaatattttgtcttccttataatgtaaatttgctcttttcattcatttttaacatttcattgtttcatttgtttactgtttaaatcaACCATATTTGACTTgaattaattgttttgtgtcGTCTCCCGCGCCCCCCAcgagacagtgatgtgtgtggactcCTATGGGCCGGCACCCTTCCCTTGCGGAATCGCTGTGGCACCCTCGCATGTGGTCGGCCATGTTAGTGGTGCTGTAGAGGCACCGCCCATAAAGATCTTTCAGCATCCCACAGGTGTGCTCCTTACCAATTTGCTATGTATGataaagaggggaaaaaagaaaaagctaattaaattgatgtttttaaGGCCTGGTGGAGGTACACAGCCATCAGCCTTCTCCACATGTGCTGACTGCCAATCCATCCATACGTAAGATACTCTAGATTTTTAGTACTCTTTGTAGCTGGGAAAATCATAAACAAGTCATTATCATCCCTGGTGTACAGTAATGGAAGCAAGCAGTCTTCAGTTTCATGCCATATGTGTCCACAGCAGGTGCAAGCCACTGGCACTCGACGCCGATGCCCTTCTGTATGCAGAATGCCGGTCTCCATACCAGCGAGTCCCCTCGGCTGCCTGGAAACATTGGAGCATATTATACCGACCAGGAGCTCTACTGGCAGCAGGTCTACTGGGAGTGGTACAGGCAGACGTACTATTCTCACCTGTCCAGCCTGGAGCAATGGCATATGGCCTGCCACCAGAACCACCTGCAGAACATAGCCAAGCAAAAGCCGCCGACTCCACCACCGCAGCtgcggaagagaaagaggaaggcctTCTCTGGGGATGACGGATCATTCTCTAACTCCAGCTCAGAGTCGGAGGCACATGCTGATGAGGGCCAACCTCCAAGCAAAAGGCCACGCGAGAACCTTTTCGGTGAGGAGCCACTGGTGTGTGATGCAGTGGTAACTAAAGAGGGAGAAGCGTTCTTCTCCGACCAAATCCTAGGCCTGCTGGAGGGGATTCCTGGCATTCTGGATCTGGCTGCAGAGATGGGCTTCTCGGTCTGAAGTGCTGTGGACCCTGGACtgtaattttgtatatattttcccctgttttgtaattgatttgtaaattgtaaatctctgttttgtaaataaattttttttggtgttggaAGTTgtattaaaggttttttttaatgtaattgtttttcagatcttatttatttaggaaCGAGTCATAGTTCATTAAATATACTTTGTTTATtaccttatttaaaatatgcacgCAACCCAATGACCTTGTTTGCAAAGTCTACACATATATTGTCCCCTAGTTTTactctttctgctttttatctTCAGAAAAAACCGAACCACATGTCCTGTACTATGCAATTTTTGAATGTACTCCTTGCATAATTTGTACATTAAGAACTAATTCTTATTTGCAAgtaaatggcataaatataaatgtaagtaCCAGAAGACACTTGTAGAAAAtggggaaaggaagaaaaaaaagcttacagTAATGGGCCATCGAATCCAAAATATTTGAcaccattttcaaaaaataGCATTCAGGCAGACGAAAATCTCGACAGCTCATTTGCCATGAATGGTCACTACAGAGACGGGGCGGGCCACGCGGAACACATTAACGAGCCCTGTTGCGCGCGTGCTGTTTACCTGTTGCTATTGCAGAGTGCAGCTTCAGTTGCTCGGTTTTTGGGCAGTTTACTtcgtgattttgtttttgcttttgataaaacGTTTTAGTGGATATCTTTATCACA from Electrophorus electricus isolate fEleEle1 chromosome 17, fEleEle1.pri, whole genome shotgun sequence carries:
- the LOC118242859 gene encoding uncharacterized protein LOC118242859 yields the protein MTPTKPVSMEQADGGHGQERQRHFARAHANGQLPRQMNPVYLQPAVMCVDSYGPAPFPCGIAVAPSHVVGHVSGAVEAPPIKIFQHPTGLVEVHSHQPSPHVLTANPSIPGASHWHSTPMPFCMQNAGLHTSESPRLPGNIGAYYTDQELYWQQVYWEWYRQTYYSHLSSLEQWHMACHQNHLQNIAKQKPPTPPPQLRKRKRKAFSGDDGSFSNSSSESEAHADEGQPPSKRPRENLFGEEPLVCDAVVTKEGEAFFSDQILGLLEGIPGILDLAAEMGFSV